In Periplaneta americana isolate PAMFEO1 chromosome 3, P.americana_PAMFEO1_priV1, whole genome shotgun sequence, the following are encoded in one genomic region:
- the LOC138696608 gene encoding short/branched chain specific acyl-CoA dehydrogenase, mitochondrial-like isoform X2, with the protein MVARFATEKIAPLVKKMDDESKFEPSIIEGLFQNGIMGIDIETEYGGSGLSLFSTILAVEEISKVDASLSIFLHVHNTLVNSLIKKLGTPEQKKKYLPLLTQSVVGSFGLTEPLSGSDAFGLKTVAKKEGNDYVINGSKMWISNSDIAGIFLIFANVNPSAGYKGITCFIVERDTPGLSVAKPEDKLGIKASGTCMIHLDNVKVPEQNVLGEVGKGYKYAAGFLNESRIGIGAQMVGIAQGCFDATIPYTMERKQFGKKIFSFQAMQHQIAQVATQIECARLLVYNAARLFEAGQPYVKQASMAKYYASEIAGTTTAKCIDWMGGVGFSKNFPQEKFYRDCKVGTIYEGTSNIQLSTIAKHIEKEYEG; encoded by the exons TTGCAAGATTCGCGACAGAGAAAATTGCTCCACTTGTGAAGAAAATGGATGACGAATCAAAGTTTGAGCCCAGTATAATAGAAGGACTTTTCCAAAACGGG ATAATGGGAATTGATATTGAAACGGAATATGGAGGTTCTggtttatctttattttcaacaattctgGCAGTTGAGGAGATATCCAAAGTGGATGCATCACTGTCGATATTTCTTCATGTTCATAATACGCTTGTGAATTCCTTAATAAAGAAATTAGGTACTCCAGAACAGAAGAAGAAGTATTTACCTTTATTGACTCAGAGTGTG gTCGGAAGTTTCGGTTTGACGGAGCCTCTCTCTGGTTCAGATGCATTTGGTTTGAAGACAGTtgcgaagaaagaaggaaatgattACGTTATAAATGGTTCAAAAATGTGGATATCAAATTCTGATATTGCtggtatatttcttattttcgcCAATGTAAATCCTTCTGCA GGTTACAAAGGAATTACCTGCTTCATTGTAGAGCGGGATACTCCAGGTTTATCTGTCGCAAAGCCAGAAGACAAACTTGGAATTAAAGCATCTGGAACATGCATGATTCATTTAGACAATGTCAAG GTTCCTGAACAGAATGTTCTTGGAGAAGTTGGCAAGGGTTACAAGTACGCAGCAGGCTTTCTGAATGAGAGTCGTATTGGAATTGGTGCTCAGATGGTTGGCATTGCTCAGGGCTGTTTTGATGCCACTATTCCCTACACAATGGAGAGAAAACAAtttgggaaaaaaatattttcatttcag GCCATGCAACATCAAATTGCTCAGGTAGCAACACAGATTGAATGCGCTCGTCTTTTGGTATACAACGCAGCTCGTCTGTTTGAAGCAGGACAGCCATATGTTAAACAAGCATCAATGGCAAAGTATTATGCTTCCG AGATTGCAGGTACCACAACGGCTAAGTGCATTGATTGGATGGGAGGTGTTGGTTTCTCAAAAAATTTCCCCCAAGAGAAATTCTATAGAGATTGCAAGGTTGGAACAATTTATGAAGGAACAAGCAATATCCAGCTGAGTACTATTGCAAAACATATTGAAAAAGAATATGAAGGTTGA